One genomic segment of Kordiimonas sp. SCSIO 12603 includes these proteins:
- a CDS encoding TIGR01244 family sulfur transferase, translated as MTDFRQVTNTVSVSPQITTADIDAAKEQGFTLLINNRPDGEELGQPTNADLEAYANEAGIKWLHIPFAGTDLTLNKVMQMNYELKRNEKILAFCRTGTRSCNIWALASALTNELANEEIIANGSTAGYDLSGMEASLDHIRELNTSA; from the coding sequence GTGACAGATTTCAGGCAAGTAACAAATACCGTTTCGGTATCACCGCAAATCACAACGGCTGATATTGATGCAGCAAAAGAACAAGGCTTCACTCTGCTTATCAATAACCGCCCGGATGGCGAAGAACTTGGCCAGCCTACAAATGCTGACCTAGAAGCTTACGCAAACGAAGCTGGTATAAAGTGGTTACATATTCCTTTTGCGGGCACAGACCTTACCCTCAACAAAGTTATGCAGATGAACTATGAGCTAAAAAGAAACGAGAAAATATTAGCTTTCTGCCGCACAGGAACACGCTCCTGCAATATCTGGGCGCTGGCTTCTGCACTTACAAACGAATTAGCTAACGAAGAGATTATCGCTAATGGTTCTACAGCAGGCTATGACTTAAGCGGGATGGAAGCATCACTTGATCATATCCGTGAACTGAACACCTCAGCTTAA
- a CDS encoding DNA-3-methyladenine glycosylase, protein MQNFGLGPEDIKAQLDKLAETDSNVKAAIELVDYPGERVNPQGLNTFVRVIMGQQLSVKAAASIWARVQALVGEDADASAYAAQSDEALREAGVSRQKIKYLRSLCETIESGVLDIAALPHMDDEEAIKAITSVKGLGVWSAHMYLMFSLGRTDIWPVGDLAVRVGIGRIVGLEERPTEKEAEKLGERWKPYRSVMALLSWHYYSNAPF, encoded by the coding sequence ATGCAGAATTTTGGCCTAGGCCCTGAGGATATTAAAGCTCAGCTAGATAAGCTTGCGGAAACAGATAGTAACGTGAAAGCAGCGATTGAACTGGTAGATTATCCGGGAGAACGGGTAAATCCTCAAGGTTTGAATACTTTTGTAAGAGTTATCATGGGCCAACAGCTTTCCGTGAAAGCAGCTGCTTCTATTTGGGCGCGCGTCCAGGCGCTCGTCGGTGAAGATGCTGACGCCAGCGCTTATGCCGCACAGTCCGATGAAGCCTTGCGGGAAGCAGGCGTATCGAGGCAGAAGATTAAATATCTACGTTCACTTTGCGAAACTATTGAATCCGGCGTGCTTGATATAGCAGCTTTGCCACACATGGACGACGAAGAAGCAATCAAGGCCATTACATCAGTAAAAGGTTTAGGCGTTTGGTCTGCACATATGTATCTTATGTTCTCGTTGGGCCGTACAGATATATGGCCTGTTGGTGACCTTGCAGTTCGGGTGGGTATTGGCCGTATTGTTGGCTTGGAAGAGCGCCCTACGGAAAAAGAAGCTGAAAAGCTCGGCGAACGCTGGAAACCATACCGCAGTGTGATGGCGCTATTATCATGGCATTATTATTCTAATGCGCCATTTTAA
- a CDS encoding serine hydrolase domain-containing protein, with translation MQMFTSAAQTQSIAIPPQNLEASLRDQLVSESSFFVNGPLTYGLTQETANRYYSLGKTAKTILALTALRAAEAGLLDINDPVARHLPEILEDNPFKVQVTLQHLLTETAGFATVPIQNSSSPLRYYAKELRTAGQMAHDDIVGWLVLIKLLERSTGTSIDTVIYTHLLNPLGLPIESIKLPEVVTPSPFQNLLDMKANGQAIAEIVRVLIRNRTKEGAPFLQRYTHDFLIKHHSWRMHPMSDARTLAGVQKRANNRLWLEPAGTDCEKGIFFQAYPAGDVAFIKIGCPTDAYLNAISTTVENSFLPVETDSRQKELEALYSTARFSGLYVRADKPSAWFKDRINFIRDDTLDLSDRGDGTVIIDDGIRQMTYHRTAAFTYASPSGEGVLFSPFKQGGYMLMGDKFYRYVGPLGNKTMVITAVPFVLIVLFSSLFYVKPSFEKPWRRMGQFGSVGTLLVTASIVLEYTVWPTVLFDWQMPWLINLWRFFMNVGLALILSLPLFAISFTRQNKVPAGKAILFVPLHLALLSVAAFAMFLIMVAWGLAGEFSAY, from the coding sequence ATGCAGATGTTCACATCTGCCGCCCAAACACAATCTATCGCCATTCCTCCACAAAACCTTGAAGCATCCCTTCGCGACCAATTAGTTTCAGAGAGCAGTTTTTTTGTCAATGGGCCGCTTACATATGGCCTCACCCAGGAAACGGCAAACCGCTACTACTCTTTAGGAAAAACAGCGAAAACCATTCTTGCCCTCACAGCACTTAGAGCTGCAGAGGCCGGCCTTCTCGATATCAACGATCCTGTCGCGCGTCATCTACCTGAAATACTTGAAGACAACCCTTTCAAAGTACAGGTAACCCTTCAGCACCTTTTAACGGAAACCGCAGGATTTGCTACGGTACCTATCCAAAACAGCAGCAGCCCTCTCCGTTATTATGCCAAAGAACTTCGTACCGCAGGCCAAATGGCTCATGATGATATTGTCGGTTGGCTGGTGTTAATTAAACTACTGGAACGCTCTACTGGCACCTCAATCGACACGGTAATTTATACACATCTCCTGAACCCACTCGGGCTGCCGATAGAAAGCATTAAATTGCCGGAAGTAGTTACCCCATCGCCGTTTCAAAACCTTTTAGACATGAAGGCAAACGGCCAAGCCATAGCCGAAATTGTGCGTGTTCTTATCCGAAACCGTACAAAAGAAGGGGCGCCTTTTTTACAGCGTTATACTCATGATTTCTTGATCAAACACCATAGCTGGCGCATGCATCCTATGTCAGATGCCCGCACATTGGCAGGCGTTCAAAAACGGGCAAATAATCGCTTATGGCTTGAGCCTGCGGGAACCGATTGTGAGAAAGGTATCTTCTTTCAGGCCTATCCAGCGGGGGATGTTGCTTTCATTAAAATTGGATGCCCTACAGACGCTTATCTCAACGCGATTAGCACTACAGTTGAGAATAGCTTCCTGCCAGTAGAGACAGACAGTCGCCAAAAAGAGTTGGAAGCGCTCTATTCAACTGCACGGTTTAGCGGGCTATATGTAAGAGCAGATAAGCCGTCCGCCTGGTTCAAGGACCGTATAAACTTTATTCGTGATGATACACTCGACCTCAGTGACAGAGGTGACGGCACTGTCATCATTGATGATGGTATCAGGCAAATGACTTATCACCGCACAGCAGCTTTCACCTACGCTTCGCCCTCGGGAGAAGGAGTACTTTTTAGCCCATTTAAACAAGGTGGTTACATGCTTATGGGTGATAAGTTTTACCGCTACGTAGGACCGCTTGGTAACAAAACAATGGTGATAACCGCTGTACCTTTCGTACTCATCGTTCTCTTCTCCAGTTTGTTCTATGTGAAGCCAAGCTTTGAAAAGCCATGGCGCAGGATGGGGCAATTTGGCAGTGTCGGTACACTTCTGGTCACGGCTTCTATCGTGCTTGAATATACAGTATGGCCAACTGTTCTTTTTGACTGGCAGATGCCGTGGCTTATCAACCTATGGCGATTTTTCATGAATGTGGGCTTGGCTCTTATTCTATCCTTACCGCTCTTTGCTATATCCTTCACCCGCCAAAACAAGGTACCAGCAGGGAAAGCTATCCTTTTTGTACCTCTACACCTCGCGTTACTGAGCGTTGCAGCTTTCGCCATGTTCCTGATTATGGTGGCATGGGGACTGGCCGGAGAATTTTCCGCCTATTAG
- a CDS encoding nitroreductase family protein yields the protein MKAEKFVPLEGFDVKDGETMTARSKEFFEMMKNRRTVREYSDKPVPREVIENAILTAGRAPSGANKQPWHFAAISSAEVKTALREAAEEEEREFYGGRASDEWLKDLEPFGTDANKPFIETAPWLIAVFRETYGLDEETGERSTNYYVHESVGIACGFLLAALHNAGLATLTHTPSPMGFLSKICGRPNNEKPIMLIVAGYPEEGVQVPNIDKKSLEEISTWI from the coding sequence ATGAAAGCAGAAAAATTTGTACCTCTTGAAGGCTTTGACGTGAAGGATGGGGAAACCATGACTGCGCGTTCCAAAGAGTTTTTCGAGATGATGAAAAACCGCCGCACGGTTCGGGAATACTCTGACAAGCCAGTCCCAAGGGAAGTAATTGAAAATGCGATCCTGACTGCGGGTCGGGCACCAAGCGGCGCTAACAAGCAACCGTGGCATTTTGCTGCTATTTCAAGTGCTGAAGTGAAAACTGCTCTTCGCGAGGCTGCAGAAGAAGAAGAACGTGAATTTTATGGTGGCCGTGCATCTGATGAATGGCTCAAGGATCTGGAGCCGTTTGGAACGGATGCTAACAAGCCTTTCATTGAAACAGCGCCGTGGTTGATTGCTGTATTCCGTGAAACCTATGGCTTGGATGAAGAAACAGGCGAGCGTTCAACCAATTATTATGTACATGAAAGTGTTGGTATCGCGTGTGGTTTCTTGCTTGCTGCCCTCCATAATGCGGGTCTTGCAACACTGACACACACACCGTCCCCAATGGGTTTCCTGAGCAAGATTTGCGGCAGACCAAACAATGAAAAACCTATTATGCTAATTGTGGCTGGTTACCCTGAAGAAGGCGTTCAGGTGCCGAACATTGATAAGAAGAGCCTCGAAGAAATCTCTACCTGGATTTAG
- a CDS encoding MipA/OmpV family protein has protein sequence MKKTLTALSFITLASTPSTADDFNVSEVLGGAVDLLQQGVDLLWPDELGLDNVNAKIGFGVGFTPDYIGSDNYALRAVPLLDIRYKDSWRLSGSKLTFSPIRTKHFEAGPLLNLRFGRAEESNAFLEGLGDINTTFEVGGYVRAKYKSGFLTAEYRHGLGSGIKSNIQVTAGHGIYKSENFVALLSARVRWQDDQTAMTQFGITEQQAQNSVKGFDTYQASSGIYDVTTNLIGSYTVNKSTRLVGLVSYGKIVGSASDSPLVADAGSSNQFIVGTGLVFSF, from the coding sequence ATGAAAAAAACTCTCACTGCTTTAAGCTTTATTACACTGGCAAGTACCCCATCCACTGCTGATGATTTTAATGTTAGCGAGGTTTTGGGCGGTGCTGTTGACCTGCTGCAGCAGGGTGTTGACCTGCTGTGGCCAGATGAACTTGGTCTGGATAATGTCAATGCGAAAATCGGTTTCGGTGTGGGCTTCACCCCTGATTATATTGGTTCAGACAACTATGCACTAAGAGCCGTACCACTTCTTGATATTCGCTATAAAGATAGCTGGCGCCTATCTGGTAGCAAACTAACTTTCAGCCCGATCCGTACCAAGCATTTTGAAGCTGGCCCCCTTTTGAACCTAAGGTTTGGCCGTGCGGAAGAATCCAACGCATTCCTTGAAGGCCTTGGCGATATTAACACTACATTTGAAGTAGGTGGTTATGTAAGGGCGAAATATAAATCTGGCTTCCTGACAGCCGAATACCGCCACGGTTTGGGGTCTGGCATCAAAAGTAACATCCAGGTAACCGCCGGACATGGTATCTATAAATCAGAAAATTTCGTTGCGCTTTTAAGTGCGCGCGTTCGCTGGCAAGATGACCAAACTGCCATGACACAATTTGGCATTACAGAACAGCAAGCTCAGAATTCCGTAAAAGGCTTTGATACGTATCAGGCTTCATCTGGTATTTATGATGTCACTACCAACTTAATTGGTTCTTATACTGTCAACAAAAGCACCCGCCTTGTTGGCCTTGTATCATACGGCAAGATTGTAGGGAGTGCCTCAGATAGCCCGCTGGTTGCTGATGCAGGTTCCAGCAACCAGTTTATCGTTGGTACAGGCCTAGTATTCAGCTTCTAA
- a CDS encoding MATE family efflux transporter produces MSSAENKINLAWLRERLKRHFSELLRLAVPAIMTRIGLFGLAMVDIAMVGHYATQHLAWLNLANQSVIMFTLVVGMGLLAGVTVYTANAIGMDDYHGAGKVWKRNLSFTFLISLFLVAACLPAPLWLELLGQSQTDSETSGFLVRILAIGLPGHLLFFCCTSFLEGIKRAEVGFYMMIAANIVNVVFNYALIFGHFGFPELGAEGSAWASTIVRWFMAASVFGYIWFMPSIKDKYQIREKVTQKWAEWSDQRQMGYASAVSLAAEVLAFSALAVFAGWLGTVPLAAHGVIYQVIGIPLMIAIGIGVATTVRVGIAFSRKDKADTVLASISGIILNFIVCGAFSAAIYAFPAPLLGIFTNDIRIIELLIPVIFVATFGMIFDAAQMVAAMMLRGFKETWWPTYLQSFSFIAVMLPACYIFTFPLEMGFKGLMVGTFVGVVVSWILQIARFVYLVRQPATMQTE; encoded by the coding sequence ATGTCTTCTGCAGAAAACAAGATTAACCTTGCGTGGTTACGTGAGCGCCTGAAGCGCCACTTCAGCGAATTGCTACGTTTGGCGGTGCCTGCAATTATGACACGTATCGGTCTGTTCGGCCTTGCGATGGTGGATATTGCCATGGTGGGCCACTATGCAACGCAGCATCTGGCATGGCTTAACCTAGCAAACCAATCAGTGATTATGTTCACACTTGTTGTAGGTATGGGACTATTGGCTGGTGTTACTGTATACACGGCTAATGCTATTGGTATGGATGATTACCACGGTGCCGGTAAAGTGTGGAAACGAAACCTAAGTTTCACATTTTTGATCAGCCTGTTCCTTGTTGCTGCCTGTCTGCCTGCTCCTCTATGGCTTGAACTTTTAGGGCAAAGTCAAACCGATTCAGAAACCAGTGGTTTTCTCGTACGTATTCTGGCTATCGGCCTGCCGGGACACCTGCTTTTCTTCTGCTGCACATCCTTCTTAGAGGGTATCAAACGTGCGGAGGTCGGTTTTTACATGATGATTGCTGCAAACATCGTGAATGTGGTCTTCAACTATGCCTTAATCTTTGGCCATTTTGGCTTTCCAGAATTAGGTGCAGAGGGCTCAGCCTGGGCGTCAACAATTGTACGCTGGTTTATGGCGGCTTCAGTATTTGGCTACATCTGGTTTATGCCAAGTATCAAGGATAAATACCAAATCCGTGAAAAGGTAACACAGAAATGGGCTGAATGGTCTGATCAACGCCAGATGGGGTATGCATCTGCTGTATCCCTCGCCGCTGAAGTACTTGCCTTCAGCGCCCTTGCAGTATTCGCAGGTTGGCTTGGTACAGTACCTCTGGCAGCTCACGGGGTGATTTATCAGGTGATTGGTATTCCGCTCATGATTGCCATTGGCATTGGTGTGGCAACCACAGTTCGTGTTGGCATTGCATTTTCCCGTAAAGACAAGGCAGACACAGTTCTTGCCTCTATTTCCGGGATAATCCTGAATTTTATCGTCTGCGGTGCCTTCTCTGCAGCAATTTACGCGTTCCCGGCACCTCTTCTCGGGATATTCACCAATGATATACGCATTATTGAACTTCTCATACCTGTGATTTTTGTAGCAACGTTCGGGATGATTTTTGATGCTGCTCAAATGGTGGCTGCCATGATGCTCCGAGGCTTTAAGGAAACATGGTGGCCAACCTACCTGCAGAGCTTTTCTTTCATCGCAGTAATGCTGCCTGCCTGCTATATTTTTACCTTCCCGCTTGAAATGGGTTTCAAGGGCCTGATGGTCGGAACCTTTGTAGGCGTCGTAGTTTCCTGGATACTTCAAATCGCACGTTTTGTGTATCTGGTGCGACAACCAGCCACGATGCAAACCGAATAA
- a CDS encoding OPT family oligopeptide transporter translates to MSDQTASQAGPITKGAYPELTPHAVIVGYFLGAIIALSIGYASLKLGFSIEGSELAAILGFGILRGILRRRSIVENNVTQTVASAVNGASSGMMFSVPAIFILGYGYDFNPYVLTFGAIAGAFLGIAFIIPLRKQMIDFERFTYPGGVAVASILKSPGAGVEKAKLLVAGALVSAVVYFFSDGADLELFNIINDVVGSEILPPYLNGAWYISLLTIGVGFIAGRGGVAFIIGGYVCYWLLAPMLDLTGMLPVVDGVKVTDPGTLRVTLFRPTGIGMLIGGAVIGVMFALPLIKSAIKSMQSSAKSESAMSADEMPIKLLYIAVAGAAILLGVMAITANEQVGFARGIMMAVLGTLWIWMAGIILSEAIGRTNWSPLSGMTLIAVTLLIIITQSFGGMDTGPAIVAAITVGAATCVAMSQATDLMLDLKTGYLVGATPRMQQMGQFFGAWLGPILIIVLIFVLNDAYGLGSDELPAPQGEALASMVKGITGGDVPTEKYVAGAALGGLLTALQGGLGITVGLGFYLPFNIVLTYSLGTLLREISDRKKGKVWSDNYGIPIAAGMIVGEALVGVVKAVLIILAAN, encoded by the coding sequence ATGTCTGATCAGACTGCTTCTCAGGCTGGGCCAATTACAAAAGGCGCCTATCCTGAACTTACACCGCATGCAGTTATTGTGGGCTATTTCCTTGGCGCTATTATCGCGCTTTCAATTGGTTATGCTTCACTAAAACTGGGTTTCTCAATTGAAGGCTCTGAGCTTGCAGCTATTCTGGGCTTTGGTATTTTGCGGGGCATATTGCGCCGCCGCTCAATTGTGGAAAATAACGTAACGCAAACTGTGGCTTCTGCTGTGAATGGTGCATCATCGGGGATGATGTTCTCTGTGCCTGCGATCTTCATTTTGGGTTACGGCTATGATTTTAACCCATATGTGTTGACGTTCGGGGCAATTGCAGGTGCTTTCCTCGGTATTGCATTCATCATTCCGCTCCGGAAGCAGATGATTGATTTTGAACGTTTCACATACCCGGGTGGTGTGGCGGTTGCTTCCATCCTGAAATCACCGGGTGCAGGTGTGGAAAAGGCAAAATTGTTGGTTGCGGGAGCGTTGGTTTCTGCGGTGGTTTATTTCTTCTCCGATGGCGCTGACCTTGAGCTTTTCAATATCATTAACGATGTAGTGGGATCTGAAATCCTACCACCATACTTGAATGGTGCTTGGTATATTTCACTGCTTACAATCGGTGTTGGTTTTATTGCTGGTCGCGGTGGTGTGGCTTTCATTATTGGTGGTTATGTATGTTACTGGCTGTTGGCGCCGATGCTTGATCTCACAGGTATGCTGCCAGTGGTGGACGGTGTGAAGGTAACTGACCCGGGTACGCTCCGTGTAACTTTGTTCCGCCCAACAGGTATTGGTATGCTTATCGGTGGTGCTGTGATCGGCGTGATGTTCGCACTGCCGCTCATTAAATCTGCCATTAAGTCTATGCAGTCTTCAGCGAAATCTGAAAGCGCTATGAGCGCTGATGAGATGCCGATTAAGCTTCTTTATATTGCGGTGGCGGGTGCTGCTATCCTTCTTGGCGTTATGGCGATTACAGCAAACGAGCAGGTTGGTTTCGCACGCGGTATTATGATGGCTGTTCTTGGTACGCTTTGGATATGGATGGCAGGTATCATTCTTTCGGAAGCCATTGGCCGTACGAACTGGTCACCACTCTCTGGGATGACGCTGATTGCGGTAACGCTTTTGATTATTATCACACAGAGTTTTGGCGGCATGGATACTGGCCCGGCGATTGTAGCGGCTATCACTGTGGGTGCCGCCACTTGTGTGGCTATGAGCCAAGCGACAGATCTGATGCTTGATCTTAAAACCGGTTATCTGGTTGGTGCCACACCGCGTATGCAGCAGATGGGGCAGTTCTTTGGTGCGTGGCTTGGCCCGATCCTGATCATCGTACTGATTTTTGTACTAAATGATGCTTATGGCCTTGGTTCAGATGAATTGCCTGCGCCGCAAGGCGAAGCACTTGCCTCTATGGTGAAGGGTATTACGGGCGGTGACGTACCAACTGAAAAATATGTAGCTGGCGCAGCGCTCGGCGGTCTTTTAACGGCTCTTCAAGGTGGGCTCGGTATCACTGTTGGCCTTGGTTTCTATCTGCCGTTTAATATCGTGTTGACCTACAGCCTTGGTACACTTCTTCGCGAAATTTCTGATCGCAAAAAAGGTAAGGTTTGGTCTGATAATTACGGTATTCCAATTGCAGCGGGTATGATTGTCGGTGAGGCGCTCGTGGGTGTGGTTAAAGCCGTTTTGATTATCTTGGCCGCGAACTAG
- a CDS encoding amidohydrolase family protein: protein MKNILKSTLAAAAVFAVAGTAIADETVIYAGAVLDVANGDMKKDQTIVVRDNRIVSIFKTDGRSAPKDAKVIDLSGKTVLPGLMDMHVHLSGDAETPFHLSMTYSIPRQTVVAVKNAKKTLMAGFTTVRNVGAAGYSVIGVRDGINAGEIEGPRIWAAGHSLGITGGHCDNNFLPPEMKVTSGGVADGTDAVRQKVRENIKYGANAIKLCATGGVFSKGTKVGIQQYSVDEMKAAVEEAHRRGVTVAAHAHGTDGIKAAIVAGVDSVEHVSFLDDEGVELAKRFGTYFSMDIYNTEYTLTFGEQNGVPEENLNKERQVSKRQRESFTKAVKGGVNMVFGSDAAIYPHGDNPKQLSRMVKFGMTPLQVLQAATVNSAALLKQENDLGQIKEGFLADIIAVDGDPLKDITVLENVSFVMKDGDVYKK, encoded by the coding sequence ATGAAAAATATACTGAAATCAACGTTGGCGGCGGCTGCAGTTTTTGCGGTGGCAGGTACAGCAATTGCCGATGAAACGGTTATCTACGCGGGCGCGGTTCTGGATGTTGCAAACGGCGATATGAAAAAAGACCAAACAATTGTGGTGCGTGATAACCGGATTGTTTCTATTTTCAAAACCGATGGCAGATCAGCGCCGAAAGATGCGAAGGTGATTGATCTTTCAGGTAAAACGGTTCTTCCGGGTTTGATGGATATGCATGTGCACCTCTCTGGTGATGCTGAAACACCGTTCCACTTGAGTATGACATACTCTATCCCGCGCCAAACTGTTGTTGCAGTGAAGAATGCAAAGAAAACCCTGATGGCTGGGTTCACGACCGTAAGAAATGTTGGCGCAGCGGGTTACAGCGTAATCGGCGTACGGGACGGCATTAACGCAGGTGAAATTGAAGGGCCGCGTATCTGGGCTGCAGGGCATTCCCTTGGTATTACGGGGGGGCACTGTGATAACAACTTCTTGCCACCAGAAATGAAGGTAACATCCGGCGGTGTGGCAGACGGTACGGATGCTGTGCGCCAGAAAGTGCGCGAAAATATTAAATATGGTGCGAATGCAATTAAGCTTTGTGCAACAGGTGGTGTATTTTCAAAAGGTACGAAGGTTGGTATTCAGCAGTACTCTGTAGACGAAATGAAAGCTGCTGTTGAAGAAGCCCACCGCCGCGGGGTAACCGTTGCTGCCCATGCTCATGGTACGGACGGCATTAAAGCCGCGATTGTTGCAGGTGTAGACAGTGTAGAACATGTAAGCTTCCTTGATGATGAAGGCGTTGAGCTGGCAAAACGTTTTGGTACGTATTTCTCCATGGATATTTATAACACTGAATATACGCTTACGTTTGGCGAGCAGAATGGTGTACCTGAAGAAAATCTGAATAAAGAACGTCAGGTGTCCAAGCGTCAGCGTGAGAGCTTTACCAAAGCGGTTAAAGGTGGTGTGAACATGGTGTTTGGCTCTGATGCTGCTATTTACCCACATGGTGATAATCCAAAACAGCTATCTCGTATGGTGAAATTTGGTATGACCCCACTTCAGGTACTGCAGGCTGCTACGGTAAATTCTGCGGCACTTCTCAAGCAGGAAAATGATTTGGGGCAGATCAAAGAAGGCTTCCTTGCAGATATCATCGCGGTGGATGGTGATCCTCTAAAAGATATCACTGTTCTGGAGAATGTATCTTTCGTGATGAAAGATGGCGATGTGTATAAAAAATAG
- a CDS encoding Xaa-Pro peptidase family protein, with product MDKRDFLKLAGAGLGAAALVGTSPASGANKTVSGELENITGDAKPISTEERKARVAKAQKLMREKGIDAILLEPGSAMLYFTGIRWWRSERLTCVVIPREGEIGVVTPYFEEPSVRESMTFGSDVRAWHEHENPFERVAGILKDRGITSGKIGFESTVRFFIMDGFRKAASQYEVVSADPITLGCRMHKSKAELKLMHKANEITLRAYGEVWDKLEKGMTPDDIKALMRKAQADLGGSGIWGLALLGEASAYPHGTDQPQELTEGKIVLMDCGCSVHGYQSDISRTFVFGEASKRQREVWDTVRKGQDIAFETAKLGTPAGHVDDAVRRYYESKGYGPGYKTPGLSHRTGHGIGMDGHESVNFVHGETTKLAPGMCFSNEPGIYIFGEFGVRLEDCIYMTENGPQWFTKPPQSIEQPVGKLGPKIP from the coding sequence ATGGATAAAAGAGATTTCTTGAAGCTCGCTGGCGCTGGTTTGGGTGCTGCGGCTCTTGTCGGTACATCACCTGCTTCTGGTGCGAATAAAACGGTTTCTGGCGAATTGGAAAATATCACCGGAGATGCAAAGCCAATCTCTACAGAAGAGCGAAAAGCCCGGGTTGCCAAGGCGCAAAAATTGATGCGGGAAAAGGGCATCGATGCCATCCTCTTGGAACCTGGTTCAGCAATGCTTTACTTCACAGGTATTCGTTGGTGGCGAAGCGAGCGCCTTACCTGTGTGGTCATTCCACGCGAAGGTGAAATTGGTGTAGTAACCCCATATTTCGAGGAGCCTAGTGTACGGGAAAGCATGACATTCGGTAGTGATGTCCGCGCATGGCATGAGCATGAAAATCCGTTTGAGCGTGTTGCCGGCATTCTCAAAGACCGTGGTATTACATCTGGTAAGATTGGTTTTGAAAGCACAGTACGTTTTTTCATCATGGATGGGTTCAGAAAAGCTGCTTCCCAGTATGAGGTTGTGTCGGCTGACCCTATCACTCTTGGATGCCGGATGCATAAATCTAAAGCTGAACTCAAGCTGATGCATAAAGCCAATGAAATTACACTCAGAGCTTACGGTGAAGTTTGGGACAAGCTTGAAAAAGGCATGACCCCGGATGATATCAAAGCTCTGATGCGTAAAGCACAGGCAGACCTTGGTGGTTCTGGTATCTGGGGATTGGCGCTTCTTGGGGAGGCTTCCGCCTATCCACACGGTACAGACCAACCGCAAGAGCTTACTGAAGGTAAGATTGTATTGATGGATTGCGGCTGTAGTGTGCACGGATACCAATCAGATATTTCCCGGACCTTTGTGTTTGGTGAAGCTTCAAAGCGTCAGCGTGAAGTGTGGGATACTGTTCGCAAGGGGCAGGATATTGCGTTTGAAACCGCAAAACTTGGTACGCCTGCTGGTCATGTAGATGATGCAGTTCGTCGGTATTATGAAAGTAAAGGTTATGGGCCAGGTTATAAAACGCCTGGCTTAAGTCACCGAACTGGTCATGGTATTGGTATGGACGGGCATGAGAGTGTGAATTTTGTCCACGGTGAAACCACAAAACTGGCGCCTGGTATGTGTTTCTCAAATGAACCGGGTATCTATATTTTTGGTGAATTTGGGGTGCGTCTGGAAGATTGTATCTACATGACAGAGAACGGACCGCAGTGGTTTACTAAACCCCCGCAATCTATAGAACAACCTGTGGGAAAGTTGGGGCCAAAAATTCCTTAA